Within Pseudomonas alloputida, the genomic segment AGTGCCCGGCCGATGCTGCTGGGGCCGACCTCGGCGCCGGTGAAGGCGGCGGATGGCAAGCAACTGCCAGTAGCGGCGTCGATGGAGGGGATGCCTTCGATCATGTTCGACGGGATTGTCGTGCCAGCGGGCAAGGCCTCTACGGATGCGCTGGCGGCTAGCGGATTGGCCAAGCACTTCGTACTGGAGGGTTACAAGCACTTGAAGGCGCTGGTGCTGACCAAGGAATTGGCGAAAGCGTTGGGGCTAAAGGAGGACAAGGGGCTGTTGCTCGGGGATGAGCAGAAGGCAGTGGATGCCTTTGTCAAAGCGGTAGAAGGCCACCGGGTGTGGGAGCGGGAGGCGGCGGCTGAAGCTGTTCCTGCCTGACAAGGCCTTTTCGCGGGTAAACCCCCTCCTGATGTAGGAGCGGGTTTACCCGCGAAGCGTTTACTGCTGATGCGGGACCAGCACCACCTGTGCCGGCAGCGAGCGCTGGATCTGATGCTTCTGCTTCAGCTCGAACCCACTGTCAATCTTGCGCACGCGCTTTTCCAGCAAAGTCTTCAGCCAAGGCGCATCCTCGGTGCGCGGTACCTGGAATACCACCTCACACTGGTAACTCACCACATCGGCGGCAATGTCGTCCAGTTGGCGGCGCAGCGCACGGCTGTCAGTGGTCTTCAAGGCCACCACGGTACTTGGCGCTGTCGGGTCGATGATGCGTGCCTCGGGCTTGGCTTCGGCGGCTTTCAGCGCCGCTTCAGCCTTTTCCAGCTCGGCCTTGCGAGCCTGGGTCACGGCATCCCCGCCAGTGACCGCTGGCGCCTGCGGCATCAGGGCCCGGGCACGGGCCAGCGCGGTAGCTGCCGCGTTCACATCGCCCTTCTGCAGGACGATCTGGCTACGTTGCAGGTAAGCTTCGGCCAGTTGGCGCTGGTATTGTTCCAGGCGTGCATCATCCGGCGACTGGGCCTGCAGAGCTGCAAGCTGGTCTTCGGCGGTAGCCAGCTCGTTGCTGGCGATGTTCTGTTGCAACTGCTGCCAGGCATCTGCTTGAGCAGGTGCGGTGGCCTGTTCGACCGGCGCATTGGAACAGGCAGCCAGGATCAGGGAAAACGCGGCAACAAGCAGATAACGGGAGGCGAACGGCTTCATTCCTGCGACTCTCTATTTGCGCAAAAAGCGAGCAAGTCTACACCCAGGTGCGCACGCTCGAAAATAGGCCTTACAGACCCTTTACGGGCCGAAGGTTGCAAGGCGTGCCTGCACACGCCTTGCTTTTCAGCGTTTTGGCAGGGCCAGGCTCAGCAAGAATAGCACTGCGGCGCAGACCACGATTGAGGGCCCGGCGGGGGTGTCCTTGAACCAGGACATGGCCAGGCCGCCGCACACCGCGGTGACACCCATCAGGCTGGCACCCAGGGCCATCTGCTCTGGTGAGCGGGCGTGGCGCTGTGCCGCAGCGGCAGGAATGATCAGCAGTGAGGTAATCAGCAACACGCCAACGATTTTCATGGCAACCGCAATTACCACTGCGATCAGCAGCATCAGCGCCAAGCGCAGGCCGGCCACGGGCAGGCCTTCAACCATGGCCAGTTCTTCGTGCACGGTAACCGCCAGCAGCGGCCGCCACAGCGCAGCGAGCAGCAGCAGGACCAGTGCGCTGCCACCGAGGATCCAGGCCAGGTCGGTGGTGCTGATGGCCAGCAGATCGCCGAACAGGTAAGCCATCAGGTCGATGCGCACATCGTGCATGAAGCTCAGCACCACCAGGCCCAGCGACAAGGTGCTGGGGGCCAGGATACCCAGGAGGGTGTCGGAGGCCAGCGGCTGGCGTTGCTGCAATGTCACCAGCAGAATCGCCAGCAACAGGCAGCCCACGGTTACCGCCAGTGCGGGGCTGACATCCAGGGCAAAGCCCAAGGCCACACCGAGCAGCGCGGCGTGAGACAGGGTGTCGCCAAAATAGGCCATGCGCCGCCATACCACGAAGGAGCCCAGTGGACCTGCAACCAGTGCCAGGGACAAGCCGGCAAGCAAGGCGTAGAGAAGAAAATCAGCCATGCTTGCAGTGCTCTCCGTGAACATGGGTGCCAGGGGCGACCACCGAGCCATGCAGGTCATGGCTGTGGTCGTGATGGTGGTGGTAGATGGCCAGGCTCGGTGCGGTCTTGCCGAACAGCTCGACGAACGCCGGGTCACCGCTGACTTGCTCAGGGTGGCCCGAGCAGCACACGTGGCGGTTCAGGCACACCACCTGGTCGGTGGCGCTCATGACCAGGTGCAGGTCGTGGGACACCATCAGCACGCCGCAGCCGTGGCGGTCGCGCAGGCGGGTGATGAGGTTGTAAAGCTCGGTCTGGCCGACCACGTCCACACCTTGTACCGGTTCGTCGAGCACCAGCAACTGGGGTTCGCGCAGCAAGGCGCGGGCCAGCAGCACACGTTGCATTTCGCCGCCGGAAATAGTCTGGATCGGGCTGTCGATGACCTGCTCGGCGCCCACTTCCTGCAGCGCCGACAAGGCTGCCGCGCGGTCTACGCCGGGCACCAGGCGCAGGAAGCGCAGCACCGACAGCGGCAGCGTGGCATCAACCTGAATCTTCTGCGGCATGTAGCCAATGCGCAGCTTGGGCTTGCGCCATACCTTGCCGCGATGTGGCTTGAGCAGGCCAAGTACGGCGCGCACCAGGGTCGTCTTGCCTGCCCCATTGGGGCCAATCAGGGTGACGATCTGGCCTGGGGCGACCGACAGGTCGATGCTGTCGAGCACCGCCTCGCCGCCAAAGGTGACGCCGACCTGATCCAGGCGAATCAGGGCGTCGCTCATGCCGCGCTCCGGCAGTTACCGCACAGGCCGACCACTTCCACGGTCTGGGTCTCGACCGTGAAACCCACGCCTTTGGCGCTGTTGATGATGGCCTCGCTGATGCTGCTCTGCTCGAGCTCGATGGCCACATGGCAGGCCCGACAGATCAGGAACTGGCCTTGGTGCACGTGCTCGGGGTGGCTGCAGCCGATGAAGGCGTTCAGCGATGCGATGCGATGTACCAGGCCGTTTTCCAGCAGGAAGTCCAGCGCACGGTACACCGTGGGCGGCGCGGCGCGGCGGCCGTCCTGCTCACTGAGCACAGCGAGGATGTCGTAGGCGCCCAGTGGCTTGTGGCTCTGCCACACCAGCTCCAGCACACGGCGGCGCAGGGCTGTCAGGCGCAGGCCCTGGCGGGTGCACAAGGCGTCGGCTTCAGCCAGTGCGCTGTGTACGCAATGGGAGTGGTCGTGAGGACGGTTGGCCAGCGGTGTGATGGACATGGGCAGCGACGGTTCTGGACAGAGACGTTATTATGTTACCTGTTTCTGAAGATTCGAGTATCCACCGTGTCCCGATTCCTGGCTCTGTTTGTCGCTTTCATCGCATTATCCGCGCAGGCCGACGTGCGTGTGCTCACCACTATCAAGCCCTTGCAGCAGATTGCCGCTGCCGTGCAGGAGGGTGTTGGCAGCCCTGACGTGCTGCTGCCGCCCGGCGCATCCCCCCACCACTATGCGCTGCGCCCCTCCGACGTGCGGCGGGTAGGCGATGCCGACCTGTTGTACTGGATCGGCCCGGACATGGAAAACTTCCTTGCGCGTGTGCTGGGAAGCCGTAGCAAGGCCACAGTGGCTGTGCAGTCGCTGCCGGGCATGAAGCTGCGCCACTTTGGCGAGGACAGCCATTCCCATGAGGAAGAAGACCATGACGATCATGACCACGATCACCGCCCAGGTAGCCTGGATGCGCATCTGTGGCTATCGTCGGTCAATGCGCGAGTGATCGCGGCAAAAATGGCAGCTGACCTGGCCCAGGTCGACCCGGCCAATGCGGCTCGCTATCAGAGCAACCTGAAGGCCTTCGATGAACGCCTGGATGCGTTGGATGGGCGTATCAAGGCGCGCGTGGCCGGTATTGCCGGCAAGCCGTACTTCGTCTTCCACGAAGCCTTCGACTATTTTGAAGCTGAATATGGCTTGAAGCACGCGGGCGTGTTCAGCGTGGCATCCGAGGTGCAACCTGGGGCGCAGCATGTGGCGGCCATGCGCAAGCGTCTTCAGGAAGTGGGCAAGACCTGCGTGTTCAGCGAGCCGCCACTTCGGCCGCGATTGGCCGAGACCCTGACTGCCGGGTTGCCGGTACGCCTTGCCGAGCTGGATGCCTTGGGTGGCACCGATCCGGTGGATGGCAAAGGGTATGAGCGCTTGCTGGAGAAGCTGGGCGGTGACCTGGCAGGCTGCCTGGAGCAGTTGTAAGCCTGTGCCGGCCCCTTCGCGGGCACGCCCGCGAAGAAGCAGACGCGGTCTACAGCGCGAACGGCAGGTGCAATGCCACCTGCTGGCGCTGCGCCAGACGCACTTCGAACTCGCTCGGATCGTGGATCATCACATCCATCCCGGCGAACGACTCGGCCGCAATCAGGCGCGACAGCCAGAAACGCACGCAGCCTACCCGCAACATTTCCGGCCACAGCTCGGCTTCGGCTGCAGTGAACGGCCGTAGCGCCGCATAAGCTGCCAGCAGCGCCTGGGCGCGTGGTACATCCACCGCGCCCTGCTCATCCAGGCACCAGTCGTTCACGGTGATGGCGATGTCATACAGCATCGGCCCGGAGCAGGCATTGTAGAAGTCGATCACACCGGTCAGGTGGGTGCCTTCGAACATCACGTTGTCGCGGAACAGGTCGGCATGCAGGTTGGCCCGCGGCAAGGCCAGGATCTGCGCCTTGTGTGCGCTGATTTCGTCCAGCGCTGGCTGCAGCAATGCGGCTTGCTCCGCAGTCAGGCGTGGCAGTAGCTCGGCACCCGAGGCCAGCATCCAGTCCAGGCCGCGGTCGGTGCGGCGCTCGATGATGTGCTCGCGGGTGGCCAGGTGAATGTGTGCCAGTAGTTCGCCGACCTGGGCGCAGTGCTGGTTGTTGGGTGCCTTGATGTGTTTGCCCGACAGCCTGGGCTGCAGCAATGCCGGCTTGCCGCACAGCTCGCGCAGGCCGTTGCCGTCGCGATCACGAATGGCATAGGGCACCGGCATGTCGGCACCGTGCAGGGTATCGAGCAGCTCGATGAAGAACGGCATGTCCTCGCTGGGCCCACGCTCGATCAGCGTCAGGACGAACTCCCCCTGTTCGAGGCTGACGAAGAAATTGCTGTTCTCGGTACCGGCGGCAATGCCCTGGAAGTCGAGCAGACGGCCCAGCTCGTACGGCGCCAGAAAGGTTTCCAGCTCAGGCCGGGTCACGGGGGTGAAGACTGACATGATGAAAAATTGCCCATACGGGCACTTCCGCCGGGAAGTGCCGGGTTGATGTGAACGGTGCGCGTCAGCTTACCACTCGAAGATCTTCCAGGACGGAATCAGCATGTCCGGCTGGTCGGATCGAATGAAATTGGCATCAGTGCCATCAGCGCGTACCAGAAAATAAGGCTTGCCGTTTTTCGGCGTGATCTTGATCGCATACAGGAAGCCGTTCTGCCGGTATTCCTGGATGGTTTTATCGCCTTCCGTGCGAATGGTCACCTCGGGATCGGCCGAGGGGGCGTCGTCCGCCGCCAGGGTGACGACAGGCATGGTTGCCAACAGGCCGAGCAGTAACAGGCGATTGAGTGTGCGCATGATAACCTAGTCCCTTTGTCGTCAATGATTCTGGCTATTCTAGCGCCGGACCCGTCGAAAAGGTTGATTCTGCTCATGAGCCAAGCGCCCCTCGTCCTGGTGGACGGTTCCTCCTACCTTTATCGCGCCTTCCACGCGCTGCCAC encodes:
- the znuC gene encoding zinc ABC transporter ATP-binding protein ZnuC codes for the protein MSDALIRLDQVGVTFGGEAVLDSIDLSVAPGQIVTLIGPNGAGKTTLVRAVLGLLKPHRGKVWRKPKLRIGYMPQKIQVDATLPLSVLRFLRLVPGVDRAAALSALQEVGAEQVIDSPIQTISGGEMQRVLLARALLREPQLLVLDEPVQGVDVVGQTELYNLITRLRDRHGCGVLMVSHDLHLVMSATDQVVCLNRHVCCSGHPEQVSGDPAFVELFGKTAPSLAIYHHHHDHSHDLHGSVVAPGTHVHGEHCKHG
- a CDS encoding PA5502 family lipoprotein, whose amino-acid sequence is MKPFASRYLLVAAFSLILAACSNAPVEQATAPAQADAWQQLQQNIASNELATAEDQLAALQAQSPDDARLEQYQRQLAEAYLQRSQIVLQKGDVNAAATALARARALMPQAPAVTGGDAVTQARKAELEKAEAALKAAEAKPEARIIDPTAPSTVVALKTTDSRALRRQLDDIAADVVSYQCEVVFQVPRTEDAPWLKTLLEKRVRKIDSGFELKQKHQIQRSLPAQVVLVPHQQ
- a CDS encoding zinc ABC transporter substrate-binding protein, producing the protein MSRFLALFVAFIALSAQADVRVLTTIKPLQQIAAAVQEGVGSPDVLLPPGASPHHYALRPSDVRRVGDADLLYWIGPDMENFLARVLGSRSKATVAVQSLPGMKLRHFGEDSHSHEEEDHDDHDHDHRPGSLDAHLWLSSVNARVIAAKMAADLAQVDPANAARYQSNLKAFDERLDALDGRIKARVAGIAGKPYFVFHEAFDYFEAEYGLKHAGVFSVASEVQPGAQHVAAMRKRLQEVGKTCVFSEPPLRPRLAETLTAGLPVRLAELDALGGTDPVDGKGYERLLEKLGGDLAGCLEQL
- a CDS encoding homoserine kinase, with the protein product MSVFTPVTRPELETFLAPYELGRLLDFQGIAAGTENSNFFVSLEQGEFVLTLIERGPSEDMPFFIELLDTLHGADMPVPYAIRDRDGNGLRELCGKPALLQPRLSGKHIKAPNNQHCAQVGELLAHIHLATREHIIERRTDRGLDWMLASGAELLPRLTAEQAALLQPALDEISAHKAQILALPRANLHADLFRDNVMFEGTHLTGVIDFYNACSGPMLYDIAITVNDWCLDEQGAVDVPRAQALLAAYAALRPFTAAEAELWPEMLRVGCVRFWLSRLIAAESFAGMDVMIHDPSEFEVRLAQRQQVALHLPFAL
- the znuB gene encoding zinc ABC transporter permease subunit ZnuB — translated: MADFLLYALLAGLSLALVAGPLGSFVVWRRMAYFGDTLSHAALLGVALGFALDVSPALAVTVGCLLLAILLVTLQQRQPLASDTLLGILAPSTLSLGLVVLSFMHDVRIDLMAYLFGDLLAISTTDLAWILGGSALVLLLLAALWRPLLAVTVHEELAMVEGLPVAGLRLALMLLIAVVIAVAMKIVGVLLITSLLIIPAAAAQRHARSPEQMALGASLMGVTAVCGGLAMSWFKDTPAGPSIVVCAAVLFLLSLALPKR
- the zur gene encoding zinc uptake transcriptional repressor Zur, producing the protein MSITPLANRPHDHSHCVHSALAEADALCTRQGLRLTALRRRVLELVWQSHKPLGAYDILAVLSEQDGRRAAPPTVYRALDFLLENGLVHRIASLNAFIGCSHPEHVHQGQFLICRACHVAIELEQSSISEAIINSAKGVGFTVETQTVEVVGLCGNCRSAA
- a CDS encoding DUF2782 domain-containing protein, producing MRTLNRLLLLGLLATMPVVTLAADDAPSADPEVTIRTEGDKTIQEYRQNGFLYAIKITPKNGKPYFLVRADGTDANFIRSDQPDMLIPSWKIFEW